The Rosa rugosa chromosome 1, drRosRugo1.1, whole genome shotgun sequence genomic sequence AATCCGACCCAATCTGGAAAGGTTAACTCCAGCCTTACACAACTGTTGTTGGATGATTAAAGAATCAGTTTCCACAATTGCAGGTTGCAAAGACTGGTCAACAATGAGTTCGAGGGCTTCCCTACACGCTAGAAGCTCAGAATGTTCAGCAGACAACAATCCCAAGACCGGTCTGCCCTTCCCCACCACAAATTGTCCTGAATGATCTCTTACCACCAAACCAATCCCACCAGTTCCAGAAGCTATATCAAAAGCCCCATCAATGTTCAACTTAACACAACCAAAAGGAGGACATTTCCAACGAACTACCCCAATATTCCTGTATCCTCGACTAATACTACAAGAATTATGGAAGATGTAATCTTGAAGCCTAGAAGTGGAGAGCAGCACTACATCACCTACAGTCTTAGTCTTCCCCTCCCATACTCTACTATTTCTTTCCTTCCACACCCCCCATAGTAGaaagatcaacatatcaaagtGCTGAGTAGTTAACTTACCTGAACAAAACTTAATCCAGTCCAGCACACTCAAAGAATCTGTCTCAGTCGTGAAACATACATGATCCAGTGTCTGACTTGAGTTCAAAACTGCCCTAGTGAAAGGACAATCTCGACATAAATGTAATGTAGTTTCCTGCCTCCCAATACAAAGCACACACAGCTGGGACTCAAGATTAACATGTTTGGTTAACAAACGATCCAATGATGGAAGAATATCATTACAAATCTTCCACATGTTCACCTTAGCAGTACAAGGGATCTGAGCCTTCCAGATTTGCTTCCAAAAAGTAGTAGAAGTTTGATTCAAAATCGCAGGTCGTTCCACTACTGATGAGAAAGCATGCCTATAAGCTATTTTCACTGAAAACTCGCCTTTTTGTCCCACTTCCATGCAAGTCTATCCTGTACCAGATGTCGAGACAAAGGTATAGCCAAAATAGCTTCTGCCTCCACCACATTAAATATTGAACGTACCTTTAGCTCATCCCAGAATCCTGGTACACTGATCAGATCCATGACCCTCATGCTTTCATTCTGCAATGATAGACCCAAAGTAGGAGCAAAGTTTGGTAAATCTGGCACCCAAGCATCATGCCAAATACGAACAGAACTCCCATTACCAATTTGCCAGTACGACCCCAATCTTAGTAAGTCTCGTGTCCCAAAAATACTTCTCCAAGAATAAGATGGGGCGCTATGGCTCGGAGCATCCCAAAAAGAACCCTCTGGAAAATATTTTGCCTTGTAAAGTCTAGCAATAAGTGAATCCGGATTACATACTATCCTCCAAGCTTGTTTTGCAAGCATAGCTCGGTTGAATTCACTAAGGTTCCTAAAGCCCAAACCTCCTTCCTCCTTAGGGtgacaaagaaaattccaagCTTTCCAGTGTATCTTCCTCTGATCATCCGTACTCCCCCACCAAAACCTAGCACACATTTGTTCCAAGTCCTCGCAAAAATTATGCGTTAACTGAAAGACGCTGATAGTATAAGTCGGAAGAGCTTGAGCCACAACCCGGATTAGAATATCTTTTCCAGCACTACTAAGCATTTTCCCTTGCCATGTTTGTAACTTTTTGGCAAGTCTTTCTTTGATGTATTGAAAAGTAGCAGTTTTTTTGCGGCCTACATATGTTGGAAGACCCAAATATCTTGCATGAGATTCCACAATTTCCACCCCCATCACTGAGGCAACATCATCTTGTAAGTCCGTATCGACATTTTTGCTGAACACCACTGAGCTCTTATTAAAATTCACCAACTGTCCAGATGCTCTTCCATACGTCTCAATAACTTCCTGAATTTCATAACAAGCCTCACGGGAAGCTTGAGCATATAACatactatcatctgcaaaaagcAAATGATTAATAGGTGGAGCATCAACACAGACCTCAACCCCTGGGAGACGACCGAGACGCTGTTTTTGTTGTAGGAGTGCAGAGAAACCTTCTGCCCCAATCAAGAAAAGATAAGGTGATAAGGGATCCCCCTGTCGCAGACCTCTGCTAGGTGTGACAATTCCCCTAGGCTTTCCCCGAATTAAGAAAGAGAATTTAACTGTACAAACACATTGCATGACCAACTCAATCCAACTCCTTGTAAATCCAAATCTCTCCAACACCTTCCTGAGAAAGAACCATTCCATCCTGTCATATGCTTTACTCAAGTCTAATTTTAGAGCCATATATCCAACCTGCCCCTTCCCTTTTATTATGAATAAAATGAGCAACCTCATTGGCAACAAGAATGTTGTCATCAATTAACCTCCCAGGTGTAAATGCACTTTGAAAGGGCGAGATAATATCTGGCAGAAGGGTTTTGAGTCTGTTTGCAATAGCTTTCGAGCAGATCTTGTAAAGAACGTTACAAAGTGCTATAGGTCTCAAATCCGACATATGCATAGGGTTATCAACCTTTGGAATTAAACAAATATGTGTAAAGTTCACCTCCTTAAGCAGCTTTCCATTATGTAGAAAGTCCTGAACTGCGGCTGTTACATCATCACCCACAATCTTCCAATAATGTTGAAAGAATAACGGGGGCATACCATCTGGTCCGGGGGATTTTGTAGGGTACATCTGGAACAAAGCACTTTTTACTTCATCTTCAGAATATGGAGCACAAAGATAGGCATTCATTGCCGGTGTCACACACGGCATAATTGCATTAAGAGTCTGATTCATTGCAGCCATGTCAA encodes the following:
- the LOC133725545 gene encoding uncharacterized protein LOC133725545, coding for MWKICNDILPSLDRLLTKHVNLESQLCVLCIGRQETTLHLCRDCPFTRAVLNSSQTLDHVCFTTETDSLSVLDWIKFCSGKLTTQHFDMLIFLLWGVWKERNSRVWEGKTKTVGDVVLLSTSRLQDYIFHNSCSISRGYRNIGVVRWKCPPFGCVKLNIDGAFDIASGTGGIGLVVRDHSGQFVVGKGRPVLGLLSAEHSELLACREALELIVDQSLQPAIVETDSLIIQQQLCKAGVNLSRLGRIYDDLGVLLDALPNVRIMHTRRDANIAAHLMAAEAVAVGQPLFYSSVPSFLCNVIDAELCNH